The following are encoded in a window of Episyrphus balteatus chromosome X, idEpiBalt1.1, whole genome shotgun sequence genomic DNA:
- the LOC129920584 gene encoding hexokinase type 2-like has translation MFEVVDLVLSNETNCKRVVDLLQQLVFSDEIINRIRNVFINEMQLALNEQPSSLQMENTYIPELPDGTEQGVFLALDLGGTNFRVILMVLQKGHIVEETVQHYHISDESRIGCGDALFDYLAKCVDDFAKQNGLSDNCTYPMGFTFSFPMRQHSLDSGSLVTWTKSFNCPSVVGMDVVEKLRKSLLKCNRHNIEILAILNDTTGTLVQGARIDANTRIGIVLGTGSNACYMELAKNVKHWETRCHGDHVIIDVEWGAFGDNGVLDFIKTKFDRTVDEGSLLKNSFTFEKYISGKYLGELCRVILEELYLQKLFLPTISKEKFPKPWTFGSDNVSKIEHDTVNSQNDNLLGILSNLDLEFEKDYTYDDIHIIRYVCGLITKRAAQLLAINTSILLNRMEEKEITVAIDGSVYKHHPRLRHWIAEYTKAMSPNKKSKFMLAEDGSGKGAALVAAISKKIAIRESEQIKK, from the exons GTCGTCGATCTACTACAACAGCTTGTTTTTAGTGATGAAATCATCAACAGAAttagaaatgtttttattaatgAAATGCAACTGGCCCTCAATGAACAGCCTTCATCACTTCAAATGGAAAACACATATATCCCAGAGCTCCCTGATGGAACAG AGCAAGGAGTCTTCCTAGCTTTGGACTTGGGCGGTacaaattttcgagttattttgATGGTTCTTCAGAAGGGACACATCGTCGAAGAAACTGTTCAACATTACCACATTTCCGACGAATCGAGAATTGGTTGTGGTGATGCCCTTTTTGATTACCTTGCCAAATGTGTTGATGATTTTGCTAAACAAAACGGACTGTCCGACAACTGTACCTATCCCATGGGTTTTACATTTTCATTTCCAATGCGACAACACAGCTTAGATTCTGGCAGTTTGGTAACATGGACAAAATCGTTTAATTGCCCATCGGTAGTTGGCATGGATGTGGTTGAAAAACTTCGCAAATCCTTACTCAAGTGCAATCGGCATAATATTGAGATATTGGCAATTTTAAATGATACAACAGGAACTCTTGTTCAAGGGGCTCGTATTGATGCCAACACACGAATCGGTATTGTCTTGGGTACCGGTTCAAATGCCTGCTACATGGAATTGGCCAAAAATGTCAAACACTGGGAAACTCGATGTCATGGCGATCATGTTATTATCGATGTTGAATGGGGAGCTTTTGGAGATAATGGAGTTTTGGATTTTATTAAAACGAAATTCGATCGAACAGTTGATGAGGGGTCattgttgaaaaattcatttac gTTTGAAAAGTACATAAGCGGCAAGTACCTGGGTGAATTGTGCCGTGTTATACTCGAAGAGTTGTATTTACAGAAATTATTCTTACCAACAATTTCCAAGGAGAAATTCCCAAAACCCTGGACATTTGGATCGGATAATGTTTCGAAAATTGAaca cgACACAGTTAACTCTCAAAATGACAATCTTCTCGGAATCCTTAGTAATTTGGATTTGGagtttgaaaaagattacacCTACGATGACATTCACATTATACGTTATGTTTGTGGCTTGATTACAAAGAGGGCAGCTCAGCTTTTAGCAATAAATACATCGATCTTACTTAATCGAATGGAAGAAAAGGAAATCACGGTAGCCATAGATGGATCTGTTTATAAGCACCATCCTCGTTTAAGGCATTGGATTGCTGAATATACAAAAGCGATGAGTCCTAACAAAAAG agCAAATTTATGCTAGCTGAAGACGGTAGCGGTAAAGGTGCTGCTTTAGTTGCTgctatttctaaaaaaattgctATTCGTGAAtcagaacaaataaaaaagtga
- the LOC129920564 gene encoding slo-interacting protein 1 isoform X1, with product MAGMHFIILKVNGVDVSQMPHEEAVQMFLKASEPILVEVRRRSYNTNADAENSNNHSHLEKSSNEQSPRQQLQLQQQKDTSRRQSPPTTMSLMTTQTEHHHHHHHQQAEPMTIPSAVVDSLKLHSLVISSSSKSSNNRDNISNHKHKGGGGGENNISIGADDGGGSSLPPQMGAIGTIALNESDKSYHPQGQYSTNETATIKSRSGSISSQTSNAKSTPSTPLKETVVPSSGGEEKNSRCNLISVGIQTDNFTTDFIFNGSTIIDPEQIIETDHNLFSECLAPEIDIEEITLRKSEGNERLGLTVCYSSGGGNGSGSDDTDTCTEVYISDIVPDSIAGRDGRLRQGDQILQVNGKDVSNKEETETLIAENNNAVTLLVSRYLYGDEDEYNEQGDYYEEDEPNMAYANSFIENYLVTENLLKSTAPPKSNPSSPEKKQHQQLIEELVPSNEQIQQSVRSIMPPPDVVLPTAAASENMTASTFTSSSSRDPLNHQNIRAHLEQVNHEIAILDSRVENMMMSQKKNSEPTCNLVQQKLPQQSQSQSKQQQQQQHQLHQSQPTKETSVMPIMEYDTEHIYETIPEDSESEPFYCSPYESSEHQNRIEQWLDMQDGSELNDSRMRSLQHHKQLITHQQHQQQQQQQQTQHHDNLSIWTKAKNGTLRSTNSSAGDDHENSSSAYNTGGSCNSNTMTPLTLELNTANYRDRDLNHHSQSTLNLCSTNKQHTISPINETTSSTQMQNRFASQELSSSVMNHRHSKEKLLSPSHVAAKGAASMTSQPLLLNKPKIFPVSQKNTADSAKSTQNNQNAPPISAASNTMYTNVANLQQTMLLQQQLFRQALIHQRVPSHSVPCPQFTAPNLSQYHFVSSQEVSTVKLNTHPSEEHMVWKVKRRQDGTRYIVRRPVRNRFLRNRALRINAERNDQTTEDDTISEIKTGRYWTKEERKKHIEKARERRQRQQIIITNKNNEISMQPLMINSSMNPAEITTKNLVNCGVADSTIQQQQQQKVTMPTAAAAAAATAAATTPGGKVHRQSTPSSNTTTKKLVKKIITNSPTVDANNSPLIPLSSSVTGTLPTCSSTTAATTTTTPSSGNRKFQGSNNDGNVAADNITPFHHSRVIHPPL from the exons atGGCAGGAATGCATTTTATAATTCTAAAAGTGAATGGAGTTGATGTTAGCCAAATGCCACATGAAGAAGCAGTACAAATGTTCCTAAAAGCGTCCGAACCAATTCTAGTTGAGGTTCGACGTCGATCCTATAATACTAATGCTGATGCTGAAAATTCAAACAATCACAGCCACTTGGAAAAATCATCGAATGAACAATCTCCACGTCAGCAGTTGCAACTGCAACAACAAAAAGATACTAGTAGAAGACAATCACCTCCTACAACAATGTCCCTTATGACAACACAAACcgaacatcatcatcatcaccaccaTCAACAAGCTGAGCCGATGACAATACCGTCTGCAGTTGTCGATTCGTTAAAATTGCATAGTTTGGTTATTTCATCATCCAGTAAAAGTTCTAATAATCGTGATAATATTTCAAACCATAAGCACAAAGGTGGTGGTGGTGGAGAAAATAATATTAGTATAGGTGCTGATGATGGTGGTGGATCCTCCCTGCCACCACAAATGGGTGCAATTGGCACAATTGCTCTAAATGAATCGGATAAAAGCTACCACCCACAGGGCCAATATAGTACGAACGAAACTGCAACTATCAAATCAAGAAGTGGTTCTATTTCATCTCAAACATCGAATGCCAAAAGTACACCATCAACACCGCTTAAAGAAACAGTGGTACCAAGCAGTGGAGGAGAGGAGAAAAATAGCAGATGTAATCTTATATCGGTTGGCATTCAGACTGACAACTTTACGACTGATTTTATATTCAATGGCTCTACGATAATTGATCCAGAACAAATTATAGAAACTGATCATAATTTGTTTAGCGAGTGTTTAGCACCAGAGATTGATATTGAG gaAATAACACTTAGAAAATCTGAAGGAAATGAGCGTCTTGGTTTAACAGTATGTTACAGTTCTGGTGGTGGAAATGGTTCTGGATCAGATGACACAGATACATGCACAGAAGTGTATATTAGTGACATAGTTCCCGATAGTATTGCAGGTCGTGATGGTCGTTTACGACAAGGTGATCAAATACTCCAAGTAAATGGCAAGGATGTTTCAAACAAAGAAGAAACTGAAACATTAATTGCGGAAAATAACAATGCTGTGACGCTCTTAGTCAGTCGTTATTTATATGGA GATGAAGACGAGTATAACGAACAAGGAGACTACTACGAGGAAGATGAACCCAACATGGCATATGCTAATAGTTTCATTGAAAACTATTTAGTGactgaaaatttattaaaatctacTGCTCCTCCCAAAAGCAATCCATCCTCACCGGAAAAGAAACAACACCAGCAGCTTATTGAAGAACTTGTGCCATCCAATGAGCAAATACAGCAATCAGTGCGTTCTATAATGCCTCCCCCCGATGTTGTACTCCCAACTGCTGCTGCGTCTGAAAATATGACTGCGTCAACATTTACCTCATCTTCATCGCGAGATCCATTAAATCATCAAAATATTCGTGCCCATTTAGAACAAGTGAATCATGAAATTGCGATATTAGACTCACGTGTTGAAAATATGATGATGTCACAAAAGAAAAACTCTGAACCAACTTGTAATTTGGTGCAGCAAAAATTGCCTCAGCAATCACAATCCCAAtcaaaacaacaacagcaacaacaacaccaactcCACCAATCGCAGCCAACCAAAGAAACAAGTGTGATGCCAATTATGGAATATGACACTGAGCATATATACGAAACTATACCTGAAGATTCCGAATCCGAACCGTTTTATTGTTCGCCATATGAAAGTTCAGAGCATCAAAATCGAATTGAACAATGGTTGGACATGCAAGATGGATCGGAATTAAATGATAGTCGAATGCGATCATTGCAACACCATAAACAGCTTATAACTcatcaacaacaccaacaacagcaacaacaacaacaaacccaACATCATGACAATTTGTCTATTTGGACAAAAGCAAAAAATGGAACATTGCGAAGCACAAATTCAAGCGCTGGGGATGATCATGAAAATAGTTCGAGCGCCTATAATACCGGTGGTTCATGCAACAGCAATACCATGACACCCCTAACTCTTGAACTTAATACTGCCAACTACAGAGATCGTGATTTGAATCATCATTCTCAATCGACTCTGAATCTTTGCTCTACAAACAAACAACACACTATAAGTCCGATAAATGAGACGACATCATCCACTCAAATGCAAAATCGATTTGCATCACAAGAACTATCATCATCAGTTATGAATCATCGACATTCAAAGGAGAAGCTTTTGAGTCCGTCACATGTCGCAGCGAAGGGGGCGGCGTCGATGACGTCACAACCATTATTGCTTAATAAGCCGAAGATATTCCCAGTTTCCCAAAAAAATa ctgcaGATTCAGCgaaatcaacacaaaataatcaaaatgcTCCTCCAATATCGGCAGCTTCAAACACTATGTACACAAATGTTGCAAATCTACAACAAACAATGTTATTGCAACAGCAACTATTTCGTCAGGCCTTAATTCACCAACGGGTACCATCCCATTCGGTGCCTTGTCCACAATTTACGGCACCAAATTTAAGTCAATATCATTTTGTCAGCAGCCAAGAG GTCAGTACTGTGAAATTGAACACACATCCGAGCGAAGAACACATGGTGTGGAAAGTCAAACGTCGTCAAGATGGCACCCGTTACATTGTCCGACGTCCAGTTCGAAATCGATTTCTTCGTAATCGAGCACTACGTATAAATGCTGAACGCAATGATCAAACAACAGAAGACGATACAATTTCAGAAATCAAAACTGGTCGTTATTGGACAAAAGAAGAACGAAAAAAGCACATCGAAAAAGCTCGTGAACGCCGACAGCGGcaacaaataataattactaataaaaataatgaaatttcaatgcaaccattgATGATCAATAGCAGTATGAACCCTGctgaaataacaacaaaaaatttggtCAATTGTGGTGTAGCCGATTCAACTattcagcaacagcagcagcaaaagGTAACAATGCcaactgctgctgctgctgctgctgctactgctgctgctACAACACCCGGAGGAAAAGTCCATCGTCAAAGTACTCCATCATCAAACACAACAACAAAGAaactagttaaaaaaattatcacaaaCAGTCCTACCGTAGATGCCAACAATAGTCCGCTGATACCATTAAGTTCGTCAGTTACTGGAACACTACCAACATGTTCgtcaacaacagcagcaacaacaacgacgacTCCAAGTAGTGGTAATAGAAAG TTTCAAGGCTCTAATAATGATGGAAATGTAGCAGCGGATAACATTACTCCATTTCATCACTCCAGAGTAATTCATCCACCTTTGTAA
- the LOC129920564 gene encoding slo-interacting protein 1 isoform X2, whose protein sequence is MAGMHFIILKVNGVDVSQMPHEEAVQMFLKASEPILVEVRRRSYNTNADAENSNNHSHLEKSSNEQSPRQQLQLQQQKDTSRRQSPPTTMSLMTTQTEHHHHHHHQQAEPMTIPSAVVDSLKLHSLVISSSSKSSNNRDNISNHKHKGGGGGENNISIGADDGGGSSLPPQMGAIGTIALNESDKSYHPQGQYSTNETATIKSRSGSISSQTSNAKSTPSTPLKETVVPSSGGEEKNSRCNLISVGIQTDNFTTDFIFNGSTIIDPEQIIETDHNLFSECLAPEIDIEEITLRKSEGNERLGLTVCYSSGGGNGSGSDDTDTCTEVYISDIVPDSIAGRDGRLRQGDQILQVNGKDVSNKEETETLIAENNNAVTLLVSRYLYGDEDEYNEQGDYYEEDEPNMAYANSFIENYLVTENLLKSTAPPKSNPSSPEKKQHQQLIEELVPSNEQIQQSVRSIMPPPDVVLPTAAASENMTASTFTSSSSRDPLNHQNIRAHLEQVNHEIAILDSRVENMMMSQKKNSEPTCNLVQQKLPQQSQSQSKQQQQQQHQLHQSQPTKETSVMPIMEYDTEHIYETIPEDSESEPFYCSPYESSEHQNRIEQWLDMQDGSELNDSRMRSLQHHKQLITHQQHQQQQQQQQTQHHDNLSIWTKAKNGTLRSTNSSAGDDHENSSSAYNTGGSCNSNTMTPLTLELNTANYRDRDLNHHSQSTLNLCSTNKQHTISPINETTSSTQMQNRFASQELSSSVMNHRHSKEKLLSPSHVAAKGAASMTSQPLLLNKPKIFPVSQKNTADSAKSTQNNQNAPPISAASNTMYTNVANLQQTMLLQQQLFRQALIHQRVPSHSVPCPQFTAPNLSQYHFVSSQEVSTVKLNTHPSEEHMVWKVKRRQDGTRYIVRRPVRNRFLRNRALRINAERNDQTTEDDTISEIKTGRYWTKEERKKHIEKARERRQRQQIIITNKNNEISMQPLMINSSMNPAEITTKNLVNCGVADSTIQQQQQQKVTMPTAAAAAAATAAATTPGGKVHRQSTPSSNTTTKKLVKKIITNSPTVDANNSPLIPLSSSVTGTLPTCSSTTAATTTTTPSSGNRKN, encoded by the exons atGGCAGGAATGCATTTTATAATTCTAAAAGTGAATGGAGTTGATGTTAGCCAAATGCCACATGAAGAAGCAGTACAAATGTTCCTAAAAGCGTCCGAACCAATTCTAGTTGAGGTTCGACGTCGATCCTATAATACTAATGCTGATGCTGAAAATTCAAACAATCACAGCCACTTGGAAAAATCATCGAATGAACAATCTCCACGTCAGCAGTTGCAACTGCAACAACAAAAAGATACTAGTAGAAGACAATCACCTCCTACAACAATGTCCCTTATGACAACACAAACcgaacatcatcatcatcaccaccaTCAACAAGCTGAGCCGATGACAATACCGTCTGCAGTTGTCGATTCGTTAAAATTGCATAGTTTGGTTATTTCATCATCCAGTAAAAGTTCTAATAATCGTGATAATATTTCAAACCATAAGCACAAAGGTGGTGGTGGTGGAGAAAATAATATTAGTATAGGTGCTGATGATGGTGGTGGATCCTCCCTGCCACCACAAATGGGTGCAATTGGCACAATTGCTCTAAATGAATCGGATAAAAGCTACCACCCACAGGGCCAATATAGTACGAACGAAACTGCAACTATCAAATCAAGAAGTGGTTCTATTTCATCTCAAACATCGAATGCCAAAAGTACACCATCAACACCGCTTAAAGAAACAGTGGTACCAAGCAGTGGAGGAGAGGAGAAAAATAGCAGATGTAATCTTATATCGGTTGGCATTCAGACTGACAACTTTACGACTGATTTTATATTCAATGGCTCTACGATAATTGATCCAGAACAAATTATAGAAACTGATCATAATTTGTTTAGCGAGTGTTTAGCACCAGAGATTGATATTGAG gaAATAACACTTAGAAAATCTGAAGGAAATGAGCGTCTTGGTTTAACAGTATGTTACAGTTCTGGTGGTGGAAATGGTTCTGGATCAGATGACACAGATACATGCACAGAAGTGTATATTAGTGACATAGTTCCCGATAGTATTGCAGGTCGTGATGGTCGTTTACGACAAGGTGATCAAATACTCCAAGTAAATGGCAAGGATGTTTCAAACAAAGAAGAAACTGAAACATTAATTGCGGAAAATAACAATGCTGTGACGCTCTTAGTCAGTCGTTATTTATATGGA GATGAAGACGAGTATAACGAACAAGGAGACTACTACGAGGAAGATGAACCCAACATGGCATATGCTAATAGTTTCATTGAAAACTATTTAGTGactgaaaatttattaaaatctacTGCTCCTCCCAAAAGCAATCCATCCTCACCGGAAAAGAAACAACACCAGCAGCTTATTGAAGAACTTGTGCCATCCAATGAGCAAATACAGCAATCAGTGCGTTCTATAATGCCTCCCCCCGATGTTGTACTCCCAACTGCTGCTGCGTCTGAAAATATGACTGCGTCAACATTTACCTCATCTTCATCGCGAGATCCATTAAATCATCAAAATATTCGTGCCCATTTAGAACAAGTGAATCATGAAATTGCGATATTAGACTCACGTGTTGAAAATATGATGATGTCACAAAAGAAAAACTCTGAACCAACTTGTAATTTGGTGCAGCAAAAATTGCCTCAGCAATCACAATCCCAAtcaaaacaacaacagcaacaacaacaccaactcCACCAATCGCAGCCAACCAAAGAAACAAGTGTGATGCCAATTATGGAATATGACACTGAGCATATATACGAAACTATACCTGAAGATTCCGAATCCGAACCGTTTTATTGTTCGCCATATGAAAGTTCAGAGCATCAAAATCGAATTGAACAATGGTTGGACATGCAAGATGGATCGGAATTAAATGATAGTCGAATGCGATCATTGCAACACCATAAACAGCTTATAACTcatcaacaacaccaacaacagcaacaacaacaacaaacccaACATCATGACAATTTGTCTATTTGGACAAAAGCAAAAAATGGAACATTGCGAAGCACAAATTCAAGCGCTGGGGATGATCATGAAAATAGTTCGAGCGCCTATAATACCGGTGGTTCATGCAACAGCAATACCATGACACCCCTAACTCTTGAACTTAATACTGCCAACTACAGAGATCGTGATTTGAATCATCATTCTCAATCGACTCTGAATCTTTGCTCTACAAACAAACAACACACTATAAGTCCGATAAATGAGACGACATCATCCACTCAAATGCAAAATCGATTTGCATCACAAGAACTATCATCATCAGTTATGAATCATCGACATTCAAAGGAGAAGCTTTTGAGTCCGTCACATGTCGCAGCGAAGGGGGCGGCGTCGATGACGTCACAACCATTATTGCTTAATAAGCCGAAGATATTCCCAGTTTCCCAAAAAAATa ctgcaGATTCAGCgaaatcaacacaaaataatcaaaatgcTCCTCCAATATCGGCAGCTTCAAACACTATGTACACAAATGTTGCAAATCTACAACAAACAATGTTATTGCAACAGCAACTATTTCGTCAGGCCTTAATTCACCAACGGGTACCATCCCATTCGGTGCCTTGTCCACAATTTACGGCACCAAATTTAAGTCAATATCATTTTGTCAGCAGCCAAGAG GTCAGTACTGTGAAATTGAACACACATCCGAGCGAAGAACACATGGTGTGGAAAGTCAAACGTCGTCAAGATGGCACCCGTTACATTGTCCGACGTCCAGTTCGAAATCGATTTCTTCGTAATCGAGCACTACGTATAAATGCTGAACGCAATGATCAAACAACAGAAGACGATACAATTTCAGAAATCAAAACTGGTCGTTATTGGACAAAAGAAGAACGAAAAAAGCACATCGAAAAAGCTCGTGAACGCCGACAGCGGcaacaaataataattactaataaaaataatgaaatttcaatgcaaccattgATGATCAATAGCAGTATGAACCCTGctgaaataacaacaaaaaatttggtCAATTGTGGTGTAGCCGATTCAACTattcagcaacagcagcagcaaaagGTAACAATGCcaactgctgctgctgctgctgctgctactgctgctgctACAACACCCGGAGGAAAAGTCCATCGTCAAAGTACTCCATCATCAAACACAACAACAAAGAaactagttaaaaaaattatcacaaaCAGTCCTACCGTAGATGCCAACAATAGTCCGCTGATACCATTAAGTTCGTCAGTTACTGGAACACTACCAACATGTTCgtcaacaacagcagcaacaacaacgacgacTCCAAGTAGTGGTAATAGAAAG aattaa